A single region of the Musa acuminata AAA Group cultivar baxijiao chromosome BXJ1-11, Cavendish_Baxijiao_AAA, whole genome shotgun sequence genome encodes:
- the LOC135597273 gene encoding nuclear matrix constituent protein 1-like yields the protein MFTPQRKGWSPSPRYGDGVDNRMTTPAVNTRTGSGVAFLKGKGKSAVEALPPPPPLQALLGENGSIGVVDQGDAEVWRSFREAGLLDESSLQSKDRDALVQRISELEKELHEYQYNMGLLLIEKKDWASKYEEIRQALAEVDETLKKEKSACLASISEFAKREENLQKALGVEQQCVSDLEKALREMRSELAEVKFTSDKKLDDAHALEIGLEEKYLEVEQKLHAADAKLAEASRKSSDVDRKLEDVEAREHKLQKEYLLFDSGRKLHEKDITEQREHLRDWEQKLQDSQKRLVETQRYLNEREDRTNEADRVLKKKEADAEEARKMIEATKKSLKTKEEEITKRLGSLAAKEKEVDVKVESLENKEKDLISREEKLNARERVEIQKLLDDHNLLISSKKEEFELDLEKRRKSLSKEIECKIREVEKKRREIDSMEEQITKREQALQMNLQKLMDKEKDVDLKSKDLKKWEESVQNDEKKLEKERQQLASDSEEFLKSKSDLESLKAAIESRKERIMKEEENLRLTKGEREEHLLLQSNLKQESEDCRILKESLLRDTEDLQQQREKFEEEWEVLDEKRLALEAERKKFNDEREKFEKWRHDEEERLNNEALVARANFERELEELNQKTEAFGEIMEHERLEALEVLKRERADMARELELCKHELEMDMQKRQEDMEKKLLDKENDFRRKRDLDLNQMKSLSSSNDLKIQKLKMEEDRLEREKEDLSSYRKRLGIDRLEIQKDIDALRMLSRNLKEQREEFMKEKERFLVQAEQKTCKNCGLLVGDLDTFYIQDAGDVQLPNLGFEEHLNDTNAETTNAKVSPAASGGRMSWLQKCSRLFNLSPGKKVLDSSQHPLDNSNLYSSLDREAFDGEASHKPAASYGVVDSSDSQRAQSVTGIGDNVESKRLCGVVEEPEPSFEVANNSIHIMRTQTQMDNSVRDVVDQLAMPSVSLNDREKYAPAGSDNLRVSLKQRQSQPGRRGRPKAVKRTHTIKAVVKDAKAILEQSSDEKNHGPHNGEAKDPVNAPENIQGDLVHSTRPVRSAGRKRHVAQTSGVTNSDPDAEDSEAHSESISLGGHRKRRQILASAVPVEKRYNFRRSTIAATTTAAQTMSDQTKGFKAGYDRQLTGNEILKEIGGEGSSRPAVEPVSDVNSIIASNMLQKTAAVGIAEVREISSQKIVQAESNDDAVKSVEVSYQSGEDGHILDDAATGSRPATPSDDEDEDEDEEECEQQNASVGRKLWTFFTT from the exons CTTCACGAATATCAATACAACATGGGTCTTCTTTTGATTGAGAAGAAGGACTGGGCTTCGAAGTATGAAGAAATTCGTCAAGCGCTTGCAGAAGTAGATGAAACTCTAAAAAAGGAAAAATCAGCATGCTTGGCTTCCATTTCTGAATTTGCAAAACGAGAAGAGAATTTGCAGAAGGCCTTGGGAGTTGAACAACAGTGTGTCTCAGAT CTCGAAAAGGCTTTGCGTGAGATGCGTTCTGAACTTGCAGAAGTCAAGTTTACATCTGATAAGAAGTTAGATGATGCCCATGCCCTAGAAATCGGATTAGAAGAAAAATATTTGGAAGTTGAACAAAAGTTGCATGCCGCAGATGCCAAGCTAGCAGAAGCAAGTCGTAAAAGTTCTGATGTTGACAGAAAATTGGAGGATGTGGAAGCTCGTGAACATAAACTTCAAAAAGAGTATCTCTTATTTGATTCTGG ACGGAAGTTACATGAAAAGGACATTACTGAACAAAGAGAACACCTGCGTGACTGGGAACAAAAGCTTCAAGATAGTCAGAAGAGGCTTGTTGAGACGCAGAGGTATCTTAACGAAAGAGAGGATCGAACTAATGAGGCAGATAGGGTTCTTAAGAAGAAAGAAGCAGATGCTGAAGAGGCTCGGAAGATGATTGAAGCCACCAAAAAGTCTTTGaagacaaaagaagaagaaattacaAAAAGACTCGGTTCTTTAGCTGCCAAAGAAAAG GAAGTAGATGTTAAGGTTGAAAGCCTGGAGAATAAGGAAAAAGACTTGATttcaagagaagaaaaacttaatgCTAGAGAAAGA GTTGAGATTCAAAAGCTTCTTGATGATCACAATTTGTTAATAAGCTCGAAGAAAGAGGAGTTCGAGTTAGATTTAGAGAAAAGGAGAAAATCTTTGAGTAAGGAGATAGAATGTAAAATACGTGaagtggagaagaagagaagggaaattgACAGTATGGAGGAGCAAATCACAAAAAGAGAACAGGCTTTACAAATGAACTTGCAAAAATTGATGGATAAGGAGAAAGACGTCGATTtaaaatcaaaagatttgaagaaGTGGGAGGAATCTGTCCAAAatgatgaaaagaaattggagaaAGAAAGGCAACAACTGGCTAGTGATAGTGAGGAGTTTCTGAAGTCTAAATCTGATCTTGAGAGCTTAAAGGCTGCAATCGAATCAAGGAAAGAACGAATTATGAAGGAAGAAGAAAATCTTAGGCTGACCAAGGGAGAGAGGGAAGAACATCTACTGCTGCAGTCCAATTTGAAGCAAGAAAGTGAGGATTGCAGGATATTGAAGGAATCACTTCTTCGAGATACCGAGGATCTACAACAGCAAAGGGAGAAGTTTGAAGAAGAATGGGAAGTGCTAGATGAGAAAAGGTTAGCATTAGAAGCAGAGAGAAAGAAATTTAATGATGAAAGAGAGAAGTTTGAAAAATGGCGacatgatgaagaagaaaggCTGAACAATGAGGCTCTGGTAGCAAGAGCTAATTTTGAGAGGGAATTGGAGGAACTAAATCAGAAGACAGAAGCCTTTGGGGAAATAATGGAGCATGAGAGGTTGGAGGCCCTTGAGGTGCTCAAGCGGGAACGAGCTGATATGGCTCGAGAACTCGAGCTTTGCAAGCATGAGCTTGAGATGGATATGCAGAAAAGACAGGAGGATATGGAGAAGAAATTGCTTGATAAAGAGAATGATTTTAGGAGAAAAAGGGATTTGGATCTTAACCAAATGAAATCTTTGAGCAGTTCAAATGATTTAAAGATTCAGAAGCTAAAAATGGAAGAAGATCGattagaaagagaaaaagaagatctCTCTTCGTACAGAAAAAGGCTGGGAATTGACCGTCTTGAGATTCAGAAGGACATTGATGCTCTTCGGATGCTTAGCAGGAATCTTAAAGAACAAAGGGAAGAATTTATGAAGGAGAAAGAACGCTTTTTGGTTCAGGCTGAGCAGAAGACATGCAAAAACTGTGGGCTTTTAGTTGGTGATTTGGACACTTTCTACATCCAAGATGCAGGAGATGTTCAACTACCAAACCTGGGTTTTGAAGAGCATCTGAATGACACAAATGCTGAGACTACTAATGCTAAGGTTTCTCCTGCAGCTTCTGGTGGCCGCATGTCATGGCTGCAAAAATGTTCAAGACTTTTTAACCTTTCTCCTGGGAAAAAGGTTTTGGATTCTTCTCAGCATCCACTGGACAATTCTAATCTTTATTCAAGTCTCGACAGAGAAGCTTTTGATGGTGAAGCCAGCCATAAACCTGCAGCATCCTATGGTGTTGTTGATTCTTCTGACAGCCAGAGGGCCCAATCTGTTACTGGGATAGGAGACAATGTAGAATCTAAAAGGCTATGTGGAGTTGTAGAGGAGCCGGAACCTTCTTTTGAAGTAGCAAATAATTCTATTCATATTATGAGGACCCAGACCCAGATGGATAATAGTGTCAGGGATGTAGTAGACCAGCTGGCTATGCCCTCTGTTTCTCTAAATGATAGAGAAAAATATGCACCTGCCGGAAGTGACAACCTACGCGTGTCTTTAAAACAAAGACAATCTCAACCTGGCAGGAGAGGAAGGCCAAAAGCTGTAAAGAGAACACACACCATTAAGGCAGTTGTTAAAGATGCAAAAGCTATCCTTGAGCAGAGTTCTGATGAGAAGAATCATGGACCACATAATGGGGAAGCAAAAGATCCTGTAAATGCCCCAGAGAATATCCAAGGAGATTTAGTCCATTCTACTAGGCCGGTGAGAAGTGCAGGGCGGAAGCGGCATGTTGCTCAGACATCTGGAGTGACAAATAGTGATCCGGATGCTGAGGATAGTGAGGCACACTCTGAGAGCATTTCACTTGGAGGACACCGCAAAAGGAGGCAGATATTGGCTTCTGCAGTTCCTGTAGAGAAGCGCTACAATTTCAGACGGTCAACAAT TGCAGCTACCACTACTGCAGCTCAAACAATGTCTGATCAGACTAAAGGATTTAAGGCTGGCTATGATCGACAATTAACTGGAAATGAGATACTGAAGGAAATTGGTGGTGAAGGATCCTCTAGACCTGCGGTTGAACCTGTGTCAGATGTTAATAGCATAATAGCATCAAATATGCTGCAAAAGACAGCTGCGGTAGGTATCGCAGAAGTACGTGAGATATCCTCCCAGAAGATTGTTCAA GCAGAGAGTAATGATGATGCTGTGAAATCAGTTGAAGTCAGCTATCAGAGTGGAGAAGATGGGCATATTCTGGATGATGCAGCCACTGGAAGCAGACCAGCAACTCCTTCAGatgatgaggatgaggatgaggatgaggaggaATGCGAGCAACAGAATGCTTCAGTGGGGAGGAAGCTCTGGACATTCTTCACAACGTGA